Genomic segment of Vitis riparia cultivar Riparia Gloire de Montpellier isolate 1030 chromosome 19, EGFV_Vit.rip_1.0, whole genome shotgun sequence:
TCATTACGGTTATAAAGGAATGAAACTGCCTTTGTTTAGAATTGCATGTGATTTCTATAATACTTGAAATTCATGTCATTTGTTCCAccttttttgtaattttaccATTAAACCACTGATCCCTTGGTTTGAAGTATTTTTCTGGTTTCTGATGTCCTAATACTGCAGATTGCTTTGCTCACATTGGCAAAAATGCTTCAGGACAAGGTACTCACTTTATTATGTAGTGCTTCCTTTTTAAAGAATTTACTCTTCTTCTTTGCCTATGGCTTGTATTGAAGCTTGCACTTTGCTGGAGTAGTACAATTATTGCATCAGTATCAACTTATTTCTTTTACCTTGTCATGCTTCAGAAAAGCCTCTAATTATCTCATACAATGGAGCAAGTGGAGACTACCCTTCTTGTACTGATTTGGCATATACCAAAGCCATTTCAGATGGTGTAGATGTTCTTGATTGTAATGTTCAAATGACAAAGGACGGCACACCAATTTGCTTAAGCTCTATTAATCTTATGGATAGCACAAAAGTTGCCCAAACACCTTTCAGCAATCTTACAACAACTATTCCAGAGGTTCAAAAAGGCAGTGGAATATTTACCTTCAACCTCACTTGGGAGGATATTAGTAGCTTGACCCGTAAGTTGAAGCTGGAACATGTTTTAAGTGATACAACTGTGCATGCATacacattttaaattttgattgacACTTGTTATGTGGTTTAGTAACCTTGTACCATCAGAGCTTggctatttttcttcttaataattaaggaataataTATGCTTGAAACAGAAAAAAGTATACATTAACAGATTAGTTGGTCTCTTAACAGATTTTTTACAATAACCTGATGTTTAACATTCCTTACTTTTGCTGATTATTTGGATGACAATTCTTACAATTTTGTAGTTGGGATTGTTATGACTTAATGTGGGGGCAGAAAGAAGGCATGTTATGGGATAATTTGCTTGCATTGTCCTGCCAGGCAGCCCTATTTATAATGTTGTACATTGGAGTTGGGTAGGATATTTCCAGACCTGGACTGGACTCTTAGCCAGGATCAGTTTAGGTCTTGTTATTTTACATTCATATTCTCTGTATTATTTAATATGCACATGTTAGATGCACACACATGCATGATGAAGTAGAGAGCTTTCTTCAACCCTGCCTATAAGGGACTACAGCATATATGTTCTGGATAGGGTGGATTTTGAGGTTTGATGGTATCATTTTGTTGAAATATGGTATAAAATTTTGGCATGATGAAGTATTCCTTTTTGTTGTCTTTTCTGTTGAGAatggttttagaaaaaaaaacatattttgtaaaAGCGTCATGGATGTATGAAGAGCATCACATCCTTTCTGCCCCTTCCAACTCTTTCCTCAACCCCTTTAGATGATGAACTTTAATTACTGCTCCTCTGGCATATGTTGTATTCAATAAAGTAGAGACGATTTAAAGGATTCAACTTCCCTGTATTTATTGGCCTCTGATATTCATTGCAGCGGCAATATCAAACCCATATTCAACTTTCAGATTGTCCCGAAATCCAGCAGCCAAAACTGCTGGGAAATTGGTGTCATTGTCAGACTTTTTGAGCATTGCAAAAGAAGCAAATTCTCTTTCTGGTGGTGTCTTGATCGGCATTGAGGTGCGTGTGCTACACCATTCCTTGAATAGAATTCTTGCACCAAGAATTGTTTTACATGCTGAACATTATAAGCTCTCTGCACTTCACTTCCTCGCCACATGATTGGATGCTCCAGTTGATGTGGCTAAAGGTGATGAGTGGACTTGATAAGTAGTGACTAAGGTGCCTGAATATGTTTGCCTTACAATGTTCCTAAGCAATACTGCCAAACTTCTCGTTTGGTTGCACATCCTTAGGGACAGTGTGAAACCCACCTTTCAGTTATCTCACCATGCCAATGGCTTGTTGGCTGCTGATTTGTGTGATAGTTACCTGTTTTGCCCCAGTAGGGAATGTGGTGACTTCCTGCCCAGAATTGAATCTATGCTGGGAAGATTAACAATTCAGACTATCTTTATTCTTTCAGCATGCAGCCTTCCTTGTGAAGGTGGGATTAAGCGTCACAGATGCAGTCCTTGACGCCTTGAGCAAAGCTGGTTATGATAATGTAACCACACCCAGAGTAATGATTCAGTCCACCAACAGTTCTGTGCTGAAGGAGttcaaggaaaagaagaagaattatGAGCTTGTGTACAGAGTTGATGAAAATATCCGTGATGCCTCTGATGCAACCATTGAGGACATCAAGAAATTTGCCACTTCTGTGGTTATCAGCAAAGATTCCATCTATCCTGAGAACAAGGCATTCATCACTGGTGCTACGGATATTGTATCAAGGCTACAGAAGAATAATCTCCCCGTTTATGTACAACACTTTGATAATGAGTTTATATCTCAGGCATGGGACTTCTTCTCAGATGCAACCGTAGAAATCAACTCATTTGTCACGGGAGCTGGAATTGATGGTGTAATCACAAGCTTCCCTCAAACAGCTGCTTCATATAGAAGTAAGATTCCACCTTTccatttaaaacttattttcaaattatgcAAGACTATTTGCTATGGTGTTCAGATTACCTGGCTTGATTCCCGAGCATCATacatcatcattttatttgggTTATGTTTACCTGTCACAAATATCTTATTGTcgttattttaaaaatcctGCTTAAATTCACAGTTCATCCTTCAGTTATGTACTAGGCGGGGTTTTGCATTGAAATACTTGTGACTGTTCTAAGAAATACAAATGTGCTGTTTGCAAAACCATGTTGCTCCATAATGATAATAGCAGTTGTAATCTTTTGTTTATTCAGTCATTAaacccttttattttaattgttttggtGTGGGTGAGGGATTTAAAATAAGTTCAGCTATTCTATACAGCTATTCATCTGTCCAAGACATCCCACCTTGAAATAATACACAAAATTTACTGTCTTTGGTTATGCAGAGAACCCATGCTTAAAGTACAAGACTCTACCGTCATACATGAGTCCTGTTCAGCCTGGCAGTCTCATGCAAGTCATCACTAGCGACGACATGCCACCTGCTCTGGCTCCATACCCGGTGCTGAAAGAGTCTGATGTGGCTGAACCTCCACTACAAGAAGTCGCACCAGCTACCCCGGCTTCCAGCACAAACGCTGGAACTACAGCACCTGCTCCCACCTCACCAAACGGGCAACCTAGAATTGCCACATGCATTGTCCTGTCCAATCTTGCTGTGCTCCTTGTGACCGTTCTGCTGCTATGAAAAGGTTACAAGATCACATGCAGTCATTTTAGATCACCAGTATGTCCATCCTCCACTGCCTGGATCTTTTGCTGCCTCGTCACAGAGCTAATTCAGATTTTCCCCCTAAACCGCAATGATCATCTTCTGGTCATCAATATATATTGTAGGTATGTTCATTCTTCCTCATGTATTCTGAGTACTTATTTCAGAGAGACGTATCCACGAATGGATTCTTTGTAGTCAGCATTGTTTTCTGTTTCATTATTGTAAGATTTGTCCATGATTGTTCTTTGGGTATGTATGATGCATGTATGATTTTGAAGTTAAAACCTCGACAGGATCTCCCTACTGACTGAACATGTGCAGTTGTTTAACCTCGTTGGAGAATCTGCACGGAGAAAGCCATTggtttttcttcaaattgatgaatgatagttttttatTCATACTTTCtttcgttcatgtacaaagtatatatagagggtaatcaccattataagaatgggaaaagatgatacaaggaaagattaatataaggaaataacaactaatatcctaatatctctaactttcctaatatctcaatattcataatatcttaactttcctaatatctaaacactaaatgatataaggaaataatgatataaggaaagcattccaaatatctcaacactccccctcaagttggtgcatagatgtcacacatgcccaacttgtctaaaaaattttgagaatacttgACTTGAggcagctttggtgaggatatcggctaaccaatcttgctttccaccttggatcaactaaggcttcctgcacacatttttcatatccatcttctgactcttttggtagatttgtcttacctcggatgtaggaaagtttttcccgttcggcaatatgcatctccacgagttgtgaccaaacgtcatagtttgattcCGTCAAAATAATTTCTGGATTGAAACtaccttcagattgaaaaacaatagtactttttttcactcattttttttttctctctcacaaAGGAGGGACAATTGTTAGCCTTACggcaaaatatccaggatttcagttccctggctctgataccatcttcaaattgatgaatgatagtttttcattcatactttctttcgttcatgtacagagtatatatagagggtaatcaccattctaagaatgggaaaagatgatacaaggaaagattaatataaggaaataacaactaatatcctaatatctccaactttcctaatatctcaatattcataatatcttaactttcctaatatctaaacactaaatgatataaggaaataatgatataaggaaagcattcctaatatctcaacagttTTGATTAATCTTGAGCTTGCCTTGCAAAACTGGATACTTTTTTTCTGCATTTAATCTTGAGCATTGGTTATGAATTACGATGTATTTTCGGGATTTCGTTACGCAAATTTCAGGCGAGAAGCTTCTGGAAGATATTTCTCTGTTTCAGAACACTCttatattagtttattattcAAAGAATATGGTTGATTTGGACCACACACATATCCAAagttctcttttatttttggtaGCAAAATCGGTTActgaaaaatcacaaaaatatataaaaatatatgtattacaGATGCATTCATAAATAATGCAAAATGCATCATCATTGCTAGAAAGCAGAAAAGAAGTCAACTTATAATGAAAGTGCAGATATTATATCATGAGATGGGATAAGAAAGagattattatatcatatctcatGTTTTGATTGGTGATAGGATGAGATAAGTTCTCTCATCACTTATCCTATCCTATATTGAACGGGatattataacttttattttattttatttatttattttttattccttctGCATAAGATATGTTAATCCCCCGTTAGGATATGAGATATTCATATCTCATGTAtcgtatattttttttttacaaagatataagagaaatttaaaatttttaaatagaaaacattaaaatgcgatataatttttattttaaacaataaaaataatatatatttcatattattttatttattcatttaacaaattaaatataaacataatataatataacatatctaTTTGGATATGGTAATTTAGAATATCATGTTCAtaggatatgattttttttaaatgagatatgatattcttggatatatatatatatatatatatatatatatatatatcatctcATATCCTATCAACCATACGTAGCCTATTAGCCTATAAGGATTTGAAtagaaacataattaaaatagttttcttttttattttattgcattTATAAAGCATGAATATTCCAAAGGTAATTATGAGGATCACTATAATTCAAGTTCCTAAGATACTTCCAATAGTTCTTCTCTTGAAAATTCTTAAAGTAAATGCATTGATGTTTAGATCTCATTCATGTAAATTAGATTGTGCACATCACGTATATCTTTCCATCTTCCACGCATATGCAATCCACCATGCTCTAATCAATAtgtttgtcttgtatttgatgTTGAAGTATCTATGGTTTAATTAGTTGAAAATTGATTACATCCATAAACTATTCTTCTTGCAATTGAACTTTTAATAAGCATTTGTTGAACTCTTCAACTTTGGTAATGTAATGAAGGATAAAATTAGTGTTGTAAGCAAAATTAATGTGATTGAAACAAGtggcaaaaataaaaacattatgaaaaaaagttgtttttatttaccAAGCTTTTTaccatgaaaataataataattaatatacaaTCTTTTGTCAAGTTTTTAATAACGGTACATGTAATATTTTATCACAAAAATTTTGGTACGTAAGTTATGTAGTGACCAATTTAGGACTTTGTCCCTAGAAGTATATTTTACTAACGAGTTTAGTATTTTGTCTCCAAAGTATTGTCAACCGTCCTCCCTCTTTTTGTTTCTACTTCTAATGAAATATggtataaaatttttatgtcaaattcgatttttgaaattattcttcttcttccttcatttcttcctttgcctcttctacttcttcttcttcttttttcctcccTTCTTCCTTcaccatctttttttttcccccatcCTTACAAAATGTTCATCtactctttattttttctatcacatatataaaaaaataaaataaaattgaagatacaaggtcatcatcatcttcttcttcttcatgtttttatttatttatttatttatttttattcatcatcatcttctttttctaaaaaaacaaaacactctttttcttcttcttcttctaaaaataaaataaaataatcatatactctatttaatttttttttctactcctTCATGgtcttctttctatttttcttcttctctaaaCTTCTTCCTACATGgatgtcttcttcttcatggttttttttttcttttaataaaaaaaaatggttatctacttcctttattttttttctttattgtcttttttttttccttaaaaaaaatggtcatatttatttatttactttttcatcattatcatcatcatcttgttgttgttcttcttattcttcttctccatcctcatcttcttccaTCATCATAATTttgttctcttcttcttctccttctccttctccttctcctcctcctcttcctcctctaaacttcttccttttctttttttttttttttgtggttacctcattctttttcatagtattttctttttttcttattcttcatGATcctgattttcttctttttattcatggtttttttcttcttcttcatgatcttcatcatcatctttttctttttcatagtcttcttcttctcctccttatgattttcttcttcatcattttctGCTTGTTCatgatcatcatcatcttttttatggttgtcttcttcatcttctatGTTGTTTTTCATAGGTCCTAGGAGTTCTAAGGAGATTCTTGGATTTTTTGAAGAAGTTGCTTTAGAAACCATTGTTATCTTAGGAAATGAAGCAACTTTCACTTTGCTTTGAGTCATTGGAccaaaacttgttttaattcCAACCACTTTGATTGGATCTGAATAGGTAGAGTTGATTCCTTAATGACCACATTTGTCTTCTTCTTATTAAGACTCCATATGATGTAGTGTAGATTTCTTATAAGAAAGAGATGAGAGATAAGAGTTGTTCTACTAGTAGGTGTGCTAGAAATTTGTACACataaattttctcaaataaaaaaattatggacaaaattttaaatttgataatttgagAGGACAATCTCCAATATCCTCTTTGATTCTTCTCATAAAGACAAAAAcacaattttaagtaatttagtACTTGATTTTGGATCAaaagataataaattatgaagttttcctataaaaagaatttttttagtctttttttcttcaaaataaatcttttgaatcttcttgaaaaagaaatcttgagtcttcaaggattttctttaaaaattttgtaaattttctttgatctttTGAAGTGTCATTTGGAATGAGAggtattaattaaaataaataaataagataattatcTTTAGAGAATCAAaagataatatcaaaataaaattctcaaCCTAAAGTTCCTCCCGATAATTATctctaaaaaatcaaaagataatatcaaattaaaatttccaagGAACACTGAATGAGAAAGGTTGAAAAAAgtttagaaagaaaattaagaaattctttAAAGACTCAAGATTTCTTAAAGACTTcaagaaaattcataaatttcttgaaagataaaaatgatttgaaaatttcttaaaaaaaaaaaacgagaaaatttcattttatggaAAGACTTGATAATTTAGTGTTTGTTGATGAAATCCTTTTTCGTCCAAAATTAACCACTAAATTACTTAAAatgatgtttttataatatcagatgacatatttatttttattggagaAAATTTgtgtatataatattatattcaaaatattcaaaaaaaaaaaaaaaaaaaacaagtctcCATCATGGAAGAATTGTAGCCAGCATCAAATAATTGAGGAGGGTGTTGGCTGTTGCAACGGTAACTCCACAATATTATAATATCCAATTGAAAGTTGAACCAAATTCTATACTACAATAATTCAAAAGGGTGGCTCAACAAACCAAATTCAGGTTCCACCCTGGCTTTGTGCTTCGAACGTCAAGTGCGTCTGGAGTGTTCATGATCCTACTCACCTATGAAAATATGGAGCACGgaattttcttgagaaaatttttaaaaaaagaaaataatagaagaaagaaagagagagtgttACCGTATCAATCAAAGCCATCCGAAAGTCAATTTCTCGTCATTCTAAAAGAGCAAAAATATGATGGGGAACGTATGAGAAGGATGAGGTCTATTTATAGGCTCAGTATTTTTCAAATGACATTGCCACttaggatttttaattttaattttcaattaaattttcactcaataaaataaaatttgatacttCAAATCCTTTTAGGATTAAGATTTCTaattatcaattaaaaattttaaaaaatcaaatcaaatcaataaataaataaaacaaaattttaaaagaaacttcGTTGGCTTAAATTTTTAGTCTATAAAATTTCATACTTCAAATTCTTTTAGCACTAGGATTTCTAATTGTGAATTAAATGGGAGCATTTGAAGAGACACGAAATTTTATATACTAATTACCACATGTTAATAAGTGACATGTCTTAGTGGGTCCCACATAAACCaatttgataaagaaaatgatagaccaattaattgtcataatgcaaaataaattaagcctataaatatattattccTCTCATCTCAAAGGATACttgaaagattgaaaaaaaaaaaaaaagaaattttcgaagatttcttgaagaaattaaagatttaaagtttttttattttcattttatgaaaattgagaGAATTCATTAGAAAATTGGGTGTTCATTTATGAAATCCATTTTCAacgaaattaagtattaaattgcTTAAAATGACATTTAAGAAGAGTTTAGAGGATAAATTAGAAATTGTCCTctcaaatgaaaaacaaatcaaatttatagGAATGAGTAATAAATATTTGGATCATTATGAAATGGGTAAGAAGTGTTATGAGTGATTATTGAATGGGTAATGGGtagttggttgaattttgaatgaatATTGGTCCCATTAagtttatatgaaatttatagaaataaatgAGATGCTTATGTGGGTATAAATTGGAAATGGATATGAATGTTGTCTTAATTTACTTACTTTCATGTATGgtgattcaaataaaaataaaattgataagtctttatttattataaatatttatggtaGTTTATGGATGATAACACTATTACCATATTTGTTATGTTACTTGATATTATTCTTTAGCCTATAAATAAGGGTTTATGAATTAATAAAGAGAGTCTTAACAATTAAGctattctctctttttatttttttcttctattttaattttcacatttattttatattattattattattattattattattcaccaCAAGAAATAGGATTTTAGGTGACGATCACTAACCATCAACAATTCTTGTCAATTCGTGACTAAAACCTATTGTCACGGTCTTATGGATCTGTGATTGAGCGTCACAGTAGGAGGCACAGGTAAAGGTATTGGTCATGGTTTCCTAAGTGACCGTGatcatatgattttattttatttttttattattatttttgtgacGGTCATACAAAAATTGTGACCAAAAGTTAggaatattttgttattttttagcTGATTTAGTCACGATTAAGTAATCATTAAGTAATCAATAGTGACTATATGTTAACCTATAGTCAAGGTCAAGTAATAAACTGGACTAAATGTGCACTTATAGTCATGGGTTAAGTTAGCGATCGTGACTATATGTAAGCTTATGGTCATGATAAAGTAAATTACCATGACTAAATGTCAACTTGATGGATTAAATGTAAACTTATGATCATGGGAACGTGAGTGACCAGGGCTATATGTAATCTTAGGATCATGGTAAATTCTTTAATCATGACTAAATGTAGGTCTATAGTTACGATTAATTAAGTGACTGTAACTAAATGTAATCTTATGATCACGGTCAATTCATTAATCGTGAGTAAATGTAGGTTTATGGTCACGGTTAACTAAGTGACCATGACTAAATATTAGGTCTATGGTCACGGTTAATTAAGTAACTGTGATGAAATGTACACTTATGGTCACAACTGTTAACGATCGTGActaaaattaatcatatgatGTTATAGATCACTAAATTTGGGTCACGGTCCATTATGGATTGTGACTAAAAGTAGACTTATGGTCACAAGTTTTTAATGGTCGTaactaaaatttgttatatttagaCATTGGTCTTCTATAAATTCAGATTTTTCAAACCTGTTATAAACATGAACAAACTCATTTTAGACTTGTATATGCaattaagcaattaaaataatttcaataaaaaattaataatttttaaaaacaatttaaaaaaattaaggtaacaaatcatttttactacatcaaatttaaaaaatgttaaaactaatttttaagaacataaaataaattcatagttttataaaagaattcttacatttaatatataatttattattgtttgtttataataaaaatagaaattatatgcaaattaTGATCCAGTAATGTGAATGTGTGGTGTGGACTCCTATACATATCATGATTCCAAATCacattctaattaaaaaaacaaaacaaaaataacaaatcaatttatgtattattttttccataaaaataatacttatttttcCCCATATATCATTATAAAAATTCTTTGGCAGCTTGATGTTCACTTCAAACTCAAATTGTTTATCTTCAattatggaaaatgaaaatttaaaggaaaacgATATTGAGTCAAATGTGCatgtttcatattattttaaagataattcaATAATCCtatatgaagataatgttgtatACATtgtatagattaaaaaaaaaaatgcattaaagGTGATAGAATTAAACATATATCACCCAAGTTCTTTTACATTCATCAGCTCtaaaagagtggtgaaattaTTGTTCAATGAGTAAAATCAAATGACAATTTAGTAGACTTATTCACAAAGACATTGCCAACTACAATACTCAAGAAACTCATATATAATACTGGAATACGTTAACTCAAAGATCTTCATACTGAACTATTAGAAAGTATAATCATGTCAATACGAGAGAGAActaattgacaaaaatatcacTACATTGTACTATTTTTCCCTTTGTTCAAGTTTGGTTTCACTGAGTTTTACTGTCAAAGTTTTTAACGAGATAGTCATagtagtttaaaataatattatactctttttccttcattagAGTTTTTCCCATAAGGTTTTTCTTGGTAAGGTTATAATAAGGCATATTCTAAAAGTGGTTGTCATCCAAAGGatagtattataaatatttatggtaGTTTGTGGATGACAATACTATTGTCATGTTTTTACTCTTTCTATATTGGTACTATCCCTTAGCCTATAAATAAGGCTTTATTCTAAAAGTAGTTGTCATCCAAAGGGtgatgttataaatatttatggcaGTTTGTGGATGTCAACACTATtaccatgtttttatttttactatatcGGTATTATCCCTCAACCTATAAATAAGGGTCTATGAATTAATAAAGAGAGCCTAACAATTAAgttattctctctttttattttttcttcttgttttttaatttccacatttatttgacaacattattattattattattattattatttatagttGCTTTATTTTGAGTatatttgatagaaaatataaatttatttttgttaaaatttcattattcatGGTTGCACTTTTAGTGttagaaaaatacattttaagaTTTTAACAACATTTATTCTCAAACAAATGTgtcatcaaataattttttattttttttattttttagttattacatattaaaatgattttcatttagCAAGCTATAATTCCAATGTTTTCTAgaccaattataaaaaataaaaataaaaaattgtattttaataagaatttgGTATTTGTATTGGGCAATTGGTTATAACCTCAATAATGAATTGTAAGTGATTGGATCATGATCaatgagtgagagagagagagagagagagagagagagagagagagtaatttataaaattaaaattatataagattttaatatgataataatttccataaaattaattttaaacttttttttatacaattacATAAGTGATATGCATTTAATTTGGTTATTTTTAGGGTAAAGTAATACTAAGATAAGAAATTAACAATAATTCGTAACAAgaatttaatagtgttaaatattagattgtttgtttttgtaatattttagcattaaaagataaagaaaaaccaatatattactttatacattaagaaaaagccaaatattttagattttgctataaaaaaaattattataaatcataaaaaatagtaaaacaaaaaacctaaGTTGAAAAGCAAATGACTTCaagcaaaaagctaaaaaataaaaaacatgaaatgatAGATTTCATTattacattaat
This window contains:
- the LOC117908535 gene encoding glycerophosphodiester phosphodiesterase GDPDL4 isoform X2: MTSLSNVVLWCDVQLTKDGAGICFPDMKLDNASDISVVFKNRNNVYLVNGVSTPGWFSVDFTLTDLETVALNQGVYSRSNRFDGNLFPILTVQEMVKLTRPPGLWLNVQHDVFYTKHNLSMRTFVLSVSKSVIVDYISSPEVAFLRGVSQRFKATKTKLIFRFLEKEETDPSTNQTYGSLLNNLTFIKTFASGILVPKGYIWPVDKNSYLESSTLVVQNAHKEGLEVFGSDFINDIPFSYNYSYDPIAEVLNFIDNDAFSVDGVLSDFPITPSAAIDCFAHIGKNASGQEKPLIISYNGASGDYPSCTDLAYTKAISDGVDVLDCNVQMTKDGTPICLSSINLMDSTKVAQTPFSNLTTTIPEVQKGSGIFTFNLTWEDISSLTPAISNPYSTFRLSRNPAAKTAGKLVSLSDFLSIAKEANSLSGGVLIGIEHAAFLVKVGLSVTDAVLDALSKAGYDNVTTPRVMIQSTNSSVLKEFKEKKKNYELVYRVDENIRDASDATIEDIKKFATSVVISKDSIYPENKAFITGATDIVSRLQKNNLPVYVQHFDNEFISQAWDFFSDATVEINSFVTGAGIDGVITSFPQTAASYRKNPCLKYKTLPSYMSPVQPGSLMQVITSDDMPPALAPYPVLKESDVAEPPLQEVAPATPASSTNAGTTAPAPTSPNGQPRIATCIVLSNLAVLLVTVLLL
- the LOC117908535 gene encoding glycerophosphodiester phosphodiesterase GDPDL4 isoform X1; amino-acid sequence: MSKLRLVILLFLLHSVALVSAQGSTNGTSSWQTLNGNAPLVIARGGFSGLFPDSSSAAYSLALMTSLSNVVLWCDVQLTKDGAGICFPDMKLDNASDISVVFKNRNNVYLVNGVSTPGWFSVDFTLTDLETVALNQGVYSRSNRFDGNLFPILTVQEMVKLTRPPGLWLNVQHDVFYTKHNLSMRTFVLSVSKSVIVDYISSPEVAFLRGVSQRFKATKTKLIFRFLEKEETDPSTNQTYGSLLNNLTFIKTFASGILVPKGYIWPVDKNSYLESSTLVVQNAHKEGLEVFGSDFINDIPFSYNYSYDPIAEVLNFIDNDAFSVDGVLSDFPITPSAAIDCFAHIGKNASGQEKPLIISYNGASGDYPSCTDLAYTKAISDGVDVLDCNVQMTKDGTPICLSSINLMDSTKVAQTPFSNLTTTIPEVQKGSGIFTFNLTWEDISSLTPAISNPYSTFRLSRNPAAKTAGKLVSLSDFLSIAKEANSLSGGVLIGIEHAAFLVKVGLSVTDAVLDALSKAGYDNVTTPRVMIQSTNSSVLKEFKEKKKNYELVYRVDENIRDASDATIEDIKKFATSVVISKDSIYPENKAFITGATDIVSRLQKNNLPVYVQHFDNEFISQAWDFFSDATVEINSFVTGAGIDGVITSFPQTAASYRKNPCLKYKTLPSYMSPVQPGSLMQVITSDDMPPALAPYPVLKESDVAEPPLQEVAPATPASSTNAGTTAPAPTSPNGQPRIATCIVLSNLAVLLVTVLLL